DNA from Candidatus Binatia bacterium:
TGCGGAGCCTTCGCCATGGCGACGGTTCACTACATGTACGATCAGTGGCGCCAGTTCGGGAACCCGCCGCCGGAGGTCGTACGACCGATCTGGGACGAGTACTGCGCGATGCTGGCGGACGTTCCGGACGATCGTCTCCACCAGAGAATCCACGCCGGCCACAATTGCTGGGTGCTGCCCGAGGAAGAGCGCTTCGTGTCTCGAGAGCTGATCGAATCGACCTGTTTGGTCGGCACGGCGGGTGAACTGGCGCAGCGACTGAAGGCGCTCGAGGAGGCGGGGTTGGACCAGTTGATGCTTCTCCCGGCATGGGAGCCGCGCTACGATGTTTTGGAACGAGTCGGCCGCGACCTGTTGCCGCTCCTGTCTTAGGGGACCCCCGATGAACGAAGCCGCGGAACTCACTCCGTACACCGGCGATGCCTTCATCCACGATGCGGATGCGCACATCATCGAAGAGCCGGACTGGATGGTCGCCCACGCCGATCCTGGTGTCCGAGAGAAGCTGAAGCCCGTCTTCGTTGCATCGGTGAAACCCGGCGAGGAGAGCATGGTCGACGTTTGGCGTCGGCGTCACGCCGAACCCGCGCGGCGCTCGAAGGCGGAGGCCGAGATCATGTTGACCAAGAACTGGTCGGCGCTCGGAAGCTTCATCGCACAAGACCGTCCTCGGGCGCTGGACCTCCTCGGCTTTCGAAGCCAACTCGTCTTCAACACGTTCACGAACGACTATCTCTACGCCGCCGAGCACAAGGACGATCTCGAGTTCGCCTACGGCCTCGCTCGCGCGCACAACCGCGCCATGGTCGAGTTCTGCTCGGTGGACCCCCGGTTGCTTGCGACGGCCTACGTTCCGCTCGCGGACTTCGAGCAGTCCCGCATCATCGCGCAAGAGTCGATCCGGATGGGGGCAAAGGCTCTGCTCGTCGCGTCGGGTTGTCCGAAGGGCCACTCGCCGAGTCACACCGGGCTGTTCCCGGTCTGGGCAATGGCGCAGGAAGCGGGCCTCCCCGTCGTGTTCCACGTCGGCGGGGGTGGCAAGCTTCTCGATCCCGCCTACTTCGAGAACGGATTGCCGCCGGTGCCGGACTTCCACGGGGGCGCGGAGAACTTTCGCTCTGTCGATTATATGGCGATTCCCTATCCGCCGATGCAGACGCTCGCGACGATGATCTTCGATCGGGTCTTCGATCACTTCCCGCGGCTCAAGGTGGGCGTGATCGAGCAGGGCGCCGTGTGGGTCCCGGGCTGGATGCGGTCCATGGACACGTCATTCAACGCGTTTCGCAGGAACGAGGAGCGTCTGCAGAAGCTCGAGCTCCTTCCGAGTGAGTACGTCCGCCGCCAAATCCGAGTGACACCGTATCCCGCCGAGCCGGTCGGCTGGATCATCGAACAGGCGGGGGAAGAGGTTTGCCTCTTCTCCTCCGACTGGCCGCACGTTGAGGGCGGGCGGAACCCGATTCGGCGCTTCGAATCCTCGCTCGAAGGGATCTCGGCACGCGCTCGGGCCAGTTTCTATAAGGACAATTTCATCGACCTGATGGGGCAGGGCCTCGCGGGCGTGCCCGCACCTTAGCTCCGGCGATCACTCGTTCGGCGAACTCCCTTGCCGCTGTGGGGGACTTGGGCTTAGTGCTGGCACTCCCCGATTCCGGGGTCGAGCCGGGAGGTTGGCACATGCAGCAGCTCAGTGGGATGGACGCCTCGTTTCTCTACTTCGAAACGGGGAACTCGCCGACGCACATCGGTTCCTTCGGGATCTACGATCAATCCAGTGCACCCGGCGGTCGAGTCACCTTCAAGGGGATTCTCGCTAACGTCGAGAGACGGCTGCATCTCGCGCGCTGTTTTCGTCAGAAGGTTGTGCGCGTCCCGATGGATCTCGACCATCCGTACTGGATCGAGGATCCAGAATTCGATCTCGAGTTCCACGTTCGCCACATCGCGCTGCCGCAGCCGGGGGATTGGCGACAGCTGTGCATTCAGGTGGCGCGGATTCACGCCCGCCCGCTCGATCTCTCGAAACCGCTTTGGGAGATGTACGTCATCGGAGGACTCGAGAACGTCGAGGGAGCCCCTCCGGGAAGCTTCGCGGTTCTGACCAAGATCCACCACGCGGCGATCGATGGGGTCTCGGGTGCGGAACTCGCCGCGGCGGTGCACGACCTCGAGATCGACGGGACGCCGCCTCCGCCAAAGAAGAAGTGGGAGCCCGAGACCGATCCGAGCACGTTGGATCTCGCGTCGAGTTACGCGGGGAGTCTCCTGCGTGACCCGTTTCGGTTCGCGCGCACCGTGCGCAACGTGGCTCCCGGCCTGACACGGATGCTCCGAGGGAATCCCGAGGTCGAAGTCGAGAACTCGGGGCCTGTGCCTCGTACCCGCTTCAACGGGGTCGTGTCGCCGCATCGCTCCATTGAAGCGAGGGTCTTCGCGCTGGATGACATTCGCCTCATCAGGAAGCTTGTCGCCGGTGCGACGGTGAACGACGTCGTGCTGGCCGTCTGTAGCGGAGCTCTGCGGCGGTATCTCAAGGCGCACGGCGAGCTGCCGGAGGACACCCTGGTCGCGATGGCGCCTATCTCGGTGCGGCCCGCTGATCAGCAGGGGGCCGCCGGCAACCAGATCTCGATGATGTCGGTCACGCTGTTTTCCGACGAGGCGGATCCGGTGAAGCGGCTGCAGAAGGTTCACGAGGGTACACAACAATCCAAGGCAACGGCCGCGGCAGTGGGTGCCAGGACGATGACCGACGTCACCCAGTTCATGCCGGGTGCGCTCGCCGGTCTGGCCGCGCGGCTCTACACTCGCATGGGCCTTGCGAACAACATCACGCCGTTCCTAAATACCGTGATCACGAACGTCCCGGGTCCGCAGATTCCGCTGTACTTCACCGGCGCGCGTCTGGTCGCTCTGCACGGCATGGGGCCGGTCATGGACGGGATGGGGCTCATTCATCCTGTGTTCAGCTGTTCCGGGAAGATCAGCATCGGCGTTACGGCCTGTCGCCAGATGATGCCGGACCCGGGCTTCTATGCGGAGTGCCTCCAGGTGTCGTTCGATCAGCTGCTCGGCGCCGTGGGTGTCGCACCGCGGGCGAGTTCGGTCCATTCGACCGCGGCGAGCTCGGGCTGAGAAAACCGGATCCATCCCCTATGCTTGTGGGATGAAGCGCTTCGAGAACAAGGTCGTCCTGATCACGGGCGCCGCTTCCGGCATCGGTCGAGCGGCGGCGGAACGAGTTGCGAGCGAAGGGGGACGGGTCTTCTGCGTCGACGTAAACGCCGATCCCCTGGCGGGGGTCGTTGCTCGGGTCGGCGAACTCGGTGGGGAAGGGGCGGCTCACGGGTGCGACGTCAGCCAGGCCGAAGCCTGTCGTGCGACGGTCGCGGCCTGCGTGGAGCGCTTCGGTCGCCTCGATGCCCTGGTGAACATGGCCGGGATCATCCGGATGGGTCACACCGAGAGCTTCTCGATCGAAACCTGGCAGCAGGTGCTGAACATCAACCTGTCCGGCACATTCTACATGTGCCAGGCGGCGATTCCCCATCTTCTCGAAGTGAAGGGGAACATCGTGAATGCCGCGTCGTCGATCTGTTTTCGCGCGACACCCTATGCGGCGGCGTACGCGGCCTCGAAGGGTGGGATCCTCACGATGAGTCGGATGTTGGCCGTCGAGTTCGGGAAGCAGGGGCTTCGCGTGAATTCGGTGGCGCCTGGGCAGATCGACACACCGATGGCGGCCCCTCCCGGATTTCCCGAGGACGCCGACTTCAAGATCATCCAACGCAGCATGGCGCTCACCGGGGGCGAAGCGCCGAGCGTGGTTGCCGCGGCGATCGCCTATCTGGCTTCCGAAGATGCGCACCACGTGAACGGCGAGCACATCCTCGTGGATGGCGCGACGTGCGCGTGACTCAGAGGTTGTTGTAGTCGACGCTCCACCACCGCTTCGGCGTGAGCGCCACGAGAATCGTGTCGGCGACGCTTTCGTCAGGGTGGGTCATCTGGAGATAGCCCAGGCCGATCTCGTCGCCGAGGTAGCGGATCGCCATCTCCTTCACGTGCCGCTCGTAGTCGATCGGCTCGATGGAGACCGGTCCTTCGACGCTCACGTAGGAATACGGCGGGGCTTCGGTCTGAACGCAGAAGCTGATGCGCGAAGCCTTCGCGACCAGCTTCGCCTTGCGGGATTCGCGGCCGCTCGCGAAGCGCAGCACGCCGCCGGGCTCGTACTGATACCAGACCGGGACGCTGCACGGTCCGCGGCCGGCTTCTTCCACGCTCACGATCCCGATGCGGGTTGCGGCAAGGAAGGTCTCTCGTTGTTCCTTTGACATGGCCAGCGACATGGTCTGGTTCCCCTTCTGTCGCCTCGTTAACAGACTTCCTGGGCGGGGCACTAGAGCGCGGGGCGCCATTGTGCTCCAACCTCGGGGAACCCATGAGTGAGACGAGAGACAAGTCGGATCGAGCGGAGGCGGTCGAGGTGCGCGGTTCGCACGATCGGACGAGTGCGCTCGGCGCGGCGGTCGACGTCGGCGTGCGGGCACGTAGTGGCGAGTCTCCACCGCTCGCCTTGGGGCGAACGGATTTGATCGCCCTCGAGCTTCAGTCGCTCGACGAGTCGATCCGAGAGTTGCGTGACTGCATGGGGCGCTTCGGAGAGGTGACGACGACACGCACCGGCTTCGGTGGTCGCGTGGAGTTGGCGTTGAAGGGAATCGTCCGGAAGCTAGTGCAGCGACACCTGGACCAAGAGAAGGAAGTTCACGTCGCCTTGCAGCGTGTGCTCGAACGGCTCTCGGCCTTACGGACGGCGGAGCATGCTTTGCTCGATGAAAACGCGACGGTTCTCGTGGACGACGCGCTTCGTCGCGACCGGCGAGCGAAGGAAGGCTGACGCGCGGCCGCCGCTCCGATGCAGATTCACCAGCTCCTAGCGAGCCTCGAGTATGGCGACGCGGTGGCGAATCAGGCAATCGCAATCCAGCGACACCTGCGCGCCCAGGGCCACGAGTCCGATCTCTTCGCGCCCTCGAGGCATCCTCTCGCCACCGAGCCGACGCGCCCGCTTGAGGAGATGCCGACGTCGCCGGACGCGGTCACGCTGTATCATCACGCGTTCTGGTCGGAAGAGATCCACGAGCGCCTCGGGACCCTCCCGGGGCGACTCGCGATGATTTATCACAACATCACGCCGGAACATTACTTCGCACCCTACAGTGCGGACCTGCGGTGGTCGGCGGCGCGCGCGCGCGCGGCGCTCGACCCGTTGCGGTCGCTCGTTGACATTCCGCTCACCGTTTCGGAGTTCAATCGAGCCGAGCTCTCGGCCGCGGGGTACGCCGACGTCGGCCTCTTGCCGCTTCCGATGGACGTGGGGCTGTTCTCCGACACCGCGCCCGACCCTGCCGTCGTCGAGCGCTACTCCGATGGCTGGACGAACTTCTTGTTCGTGGGGCGTCTGGCCCCGAACAAGAGGCAGGAAGACGTGATTCGCGTCTTCGCTTGGTACCACCGCTACGTCGACCGGGCGTCGCGGCTCCTGCTCGTCGGCGCCGCGCCGGAGATCGACGCGTATCGGGAGGATCTCGTCCGGGTGGCGGATTCGCTCGGAGTCGCCGACTTCGTGGTGTTCGCGGGGAAGGTGTCTTTTCCCGAACTCGTCGCCTACTACCGAGTCGCGGACCTGTTCCTCTGCATGAGCGAGCACGAGGGATTCTGCGCGCCACTCGTCGAGGCGATTTTTCACGATCTTCTGGTCGTGGCTCGCGCGGAGGGCGCGATTCCCGAAACGCTCGGGGATGCGGGGATTCTCGTGCACGGGCGGAACGTTCCGCGGATCGCCGAGACGATTGGGCTCGTGCTTTCGGATGCAGAGCTTCGTCGGGATGTGGTCGAACGGCAGCGGCAGCGGCTCGAGGTCTACACGCCGCAGCGGTTTGGGGCGGCGCTCGATGCGTTCGTCCGTCGGGTGGACGGTTCGACTTAGGTCAGCGCTTCTTCGGCGTGTCGGAGCCGATTTTTTTGAGCTCTTCCGACAGGGCGTCGACGCGGTCGCTCATCGTCCGGAGTTGGCCCTCGAGATCGTTGTGCGAGATCTCGATCGTTCGAACCAGTCCGTCCTGCAGGCGGAGGATCCCCTTCTTGAGGCGCCCCATGAATCCGCCGAGGGCTTCGCGGTGGGATCCGAACTCCATGGCGAGGGCGCGGCCCCGGAGGTCGCCACGCTCGGCGCTGCTGAGCAGGGCGTGGTACGCTGCGAGGTCGTAGCGGGTGACGAAGTGGGGATTCGTGTCGCGGGACAGGTCGACCGACGCACCGAGCTCAGGCGCGGGAAGGGCGAGGGCGCGGTCCAGCGCAGAGCGCACTTCGCCCGGGCAGGCATCGTCGTCGGCGGATGGCTCGTGCGCAGCAGCGGGTGACGCGGACAGCTCGATTCCTTCGTTCTGGAGACCGGTGTGCAGCTGTTTCTTGATGATGCCATTCGAGAAACGGGGAAGAATCGAGCGCTTCTGCCAGTCGACGACGGCACACCGCGCGGCCGGGTCGAGCGCGGCGAGGATCCGGCGCGCGATGGCAACGGGGTCGAGCTCGTCGACGGCCAACGGATGCGTGTCGAGCAGTTCTGCGACCGCACCGCACTTGTAGCCGACGACCGGAAGGTGACGGGTCATGGCCTCGAGGATCGGTAGTCCGAATCCCTCGTGCTCCGAGAGCCCGACGAAGACGTCGGCATCACGGTACGCGCGGTCGAGCTCTTCGTGGCTCACCTCTCCGGGGAGGTCGAC
Protein-coding regions in this window:
- a CDS encoding glycosyltransferase family 4 protein: MTAPVYLLVQGMYLRADSIAFDTAFQYRLFQSWGLPVQVFAERVDARNYPGINARPVGELAEALRRAPGPVIYHWVDGWQEGDELLLDARAPVVLRWHNNTPPWFFASYSPAPAYKTVRGFLELLRVADALPNARVWTNSEFSRRQLGVLGITEDRVDVVYPASAYLESPAPSEPDETTEPANGKARASASEPIRLLFVGRVVPHKGHFHLIAAAREVAEMSGREVRVVLPGRPDHDMRRYVSEVRALGQRLGVTVDLPGEVSHEELDRAYRDADVFVGLSEHEGFGLPILEAMTRHLPVVGYKCGAVAELLDTHPLAVDELDPVAIARRILAALDPAARCAVVDWQKRSILPRFSNGIIKKQLHTGLQNEGIELSASPAAAHEPSADDDACPGEVRSALDRALALPAPELGASVDLSRDTNPHFVTRYDLAAYHALLSSAERGDLRGRALAMEFGSHREALGGFMGRLKKGILRLQDGLVRTIEISHNDLEGQLRTMSDRVDALSEELKKIGSDTPKKR
- a CDS encoding wax ester/triacylglycerol synthase family O-acyltransferase produces the protein MQQLSGMDASFLYFETGNSPTHIGSFGIYDQSSAPGGRVTFKGILANVERRLHLARCFRQKVVRVPMDLDHPYWIEDPEFDLEFHVRHIALPQPGDWRQLCIQVARIHARPLDLSKPLWEMYVIGGLENVEGAPPGSFAVLTKIHHAAIDGVSGAELAAAVHDLEIDGTPPPPKKKWEPETDPSTLDLASSYAGSLLRDPFRFARTVRNVAPGLTRMLRGNPEVEVENSGPVPRTRFNGVVSPHRSIEARVFALDDIRLIRKLVAGATVNDVVLAVCSGALRRYLKAHGELPEDTLVAMAPISVRPADQQGAAGNQISMMSVTLFSDEADPVKRLQKVHEGTQQSKATAAAVGARTMTDVTQFMPGALAGLAARLYTRMGLANNITPFLNTVITNVPGPQIPLYFTGARLVALHGMGPVMDGMGLIHPVFSCSGKISIGVTACRQMMPDPGFYAECLQVSFDQLLGAVGVAPRASSVHSTAASSG
- a CDS encoding glycosyltransferase, with translation MQIHQLLASLEYGDAVANQAIAIQRHLRAQGHESDLFAPSRHPLATEPTRPLEEMPTSPDAVTLYHHAFWSEEIHERLGTLPGRLAMIYHNITPEHYFAPYSADLRWSAARARAALDPLRSLVDIPLTVSEFNRAELSAAGYADVGLLPLPMDVGLFSDTAPDPAVVERYSDGWTNFLFVGRLAPNKRQEDVIRVFAWYHRYVDRASRLLLVGAAPEIDAYREDLVRVADSLGVADFVVFAGKVSFPELVAYYRVADLFLCMSEHEGFCAPLVEAIFHDLLVVARAEGAIPETLGDAGILVHGRNVPRIAETIGLVLSDAELRRDVVERQRQRLEVYTPQRFGAALDAFVRRVDGST
- a CDS encoding amidohydrolase family protein; the protein is MNEAAELTPYTGDAFIHDADAHIIEEPDWMVAHADPGVREKLKPVFVASVKPGEESMVDVWRRRHAEPARRSKAEAEIMLTKNWSALGSFIAQDRPRALDLLGFRSQLVFNTFTNDYLYAAEHKDDLEFAYGLARAHNRAMVEFCSVDPRLLATAYVPLADFEQSRIIAQESIRMGAKALLVASGCPKGHSPSHTGLFPVWAMAQEAGLPVVFHVGGGGKLLDPAYFENGLPPVPDFHGGAENFRSVDYMAIPYPPMQTLATMIFDRVFDHFPRLKVGVIEQGAVWVPGWMRSMDTSFNAFRRNEERLQKLELLPSEYVRRQIRVTPYPAEPVGWIIEQAGEEVCLFSSDWPHVEGGRNPIRRFESSLEGISARARASFYKDNFIDLMGQGLAGVPAP
- a CDS encoding pyridoxamine 5'-phosphate oxidase family protein produces the protein MSLAMSKEQRETFLAATRIGIVSVEEAGRGPCSVPVWYQYEPGGVLRFASGRESRKAKLVAKASRISFCVQTEAPPYSYVSVEGPVSIEPIDYERHVKEMAIRYLGDEIGLGYLQMTHPDESVADTILVALTPKRWWSVDYNNL
- a CDS encoding SDR family NAD(P)-dependent oxidoreductase; translated protein: MKRFENKVVLITGAASGIGRAAAERVASEGGRVFCVDVNADPLAGVVARVGELGGEGAAHGCDVSQAEACRATVAACVERFGRLDALVNMAGIIRMGHTESFSIETWQQVLNINLSGTFYMCQAAIPHLLEVKGNIVNAASSICFRATPYAAAYAASKGGILTMSRMLAVEFGKQGLRVNSVAPGQIDTPMAAPPGFPEDADFKIIQRSMALTGGEAPSVVAAAIAYLASEDAHHVNGEHILVDGATCA